One part of the Nymphaea colorata isolate Beijing-Zhang1983 chromosome 8, ASM883128v2, whole genome shotgun sequence genome encodes these proteins:
- the LOC116258520 gene encoding laccase-11-like: MEGRSCSFSHFLFYLLCLAAFCIIPSESAVKRYQFNVQLKNVSRICHAKPIVTVNGRFPGPTIYAREGDRVIVNVTNYAQYNLTIHWHGVKQFRNGWADGPAYITQCPILTGRSYVYDFNVTEQRGTLWWHAHIFWLRATVHGAIVILPKKGVPYPFPQPAAEFNIVLGEWWHKDIEAMENQANQLGIPPNLSDAHTINGKPGPLFPCSEKHTYTMEVESNKTYMLRIINAALNDDLFFNIAGHNMTVVEIDAAYCKPFTTRALLLTPGQTTNILVHAAQAPGRYFMAAKPFQDAAIPVDNRTATGILQYKGVPTTITPIMPPLLAKNDTNFVKSFNDGLRSLNSAQYPATVPLHIDRDLLFTVGLGKDPCPSCVNGTRFSGSINNITFSRPTVALLQAHYYRMGGVFKTDFPDRPTSTFNFTGAPSAANLGTKVDTRLSWIPFNSTVQLVLQDTNLLGVESHPFHLHGYNYYVVGSGVGNFDPNKDPANFNLVDPPERNTIAIPTAGWTAIRFRANNPGVWFMHCHFEVHTSWGLTMAFLVENGNRPEDSVVPPPKDLPRC, encoded by the exons ATGGAAGGAAGAAGTTGCAGTTTCTcacattttctcttttatcttttgtgTCTCGCCGCCTTCTGCATAATTCCCTCCGAGTCTGCAGTGAAGCGTTATCAGTTTAAC GTTCAATTGAAGAACGTGAGCAGGATATGCCATGCAAAGCCCATCGTCACGGTGAACGGCAGGTTTCCAGGGCCTACCATCTATGCCAGGGAAGGCGACAGGGTCATCGTCAATGTTACCAACTACGCTCAATACAATCTCACCATTCActg GCATGGTGTGAAGCAGTTCCGGAATGGGTGGGCAGACGGACCAGCCTACATCACGCAGTGTCCGATCCTGACGGGGCGCAGCTACGTCTACGACTTCAACGTGACGGAGCAGAGAGGAACGCTCTGGTGGCATGCACACATCTTCTGGCTTAGAGCCACCGTCCACGGCGCCATCGTCATCTTGCCCAAGAAGGGCGTCCCATACCCTTTCCCTCAGCCTGCTGCCGAATTCAACATCGTTTTAG GAGAATGGTGGCACAAGGATATTGAGGCGATGGAGAACCAAGCCAATCAACTGGGCATCCCGCCAAACTTGTCGGATGCGCATACCATCAATGGAAAGCCAGGACCGCTCTTCCCTTGCTCTGAAAAAC ACACATACACAATGGAGGTGGAGAGCAATAAGACGTACATGCTGCGGATCATCAATGCTGCGCTCAATGATGACCTCTTCTTCAACATCGCCGGCCACAACATGACGGTAGTGGAGATCGACGCCGCCTACTGCAAGCCCTTCACCACCCGCGCTTTGCTCCTCACGCCAGGTCAGACCACCAACATTCTCGTTCATGCCGCTCAGGCTCCCGGCAGGTACTTCATGGCTGCAAAGCCTTTTCAGGACGCCGCCATCCCCGTCGACAACAGGACTGCCACCGGCATCCTTCAGTACAAGGGCGTCCCCACCACCATCACACCCATCATGCCGCCGCTGCTTGCTAAGAACGACACCAACTTTGTCAAGAGCTTCAACGACGGGCTCAGGAGCCTCAACTCTGCTCAGTACCCCGCCACCGTTCCTCTTCACATCGACCGCGACTTGCTCTTCACCGTCGGGTTGGGCAAGGACCCATGCCCGTCGTGTGTAAACGGGACGAGGTTCAGTGGATCAATAAACAACATCACGTTCTCGCGGCCCACGGTGGCGCTACTTCAGGCGCACTATTACAGGATGGGGGGAGTGTTCAAGACGGATTTCCCCGACCGGCCGACTTCCACTTTCAATTTCACTGGTGCACCCTCGGCGGCCAACCTCGGCACCAAGGTGGACACCAGATTGAGCTGGATCCCCTTCAACTCCACTGTCCAGTTGGTGCTCCAGGACACCAATCTCCTGGGCGTCGAGTCCCACCCTTTCCACCTCCATGGCTACAATTACTATGTCGTTGGAAGTGGAGTCGGCAACTTCGACCCAAACAAAGACCCGGCCAACTTCAACTTGGTTGATCCTCCCGAGCGCAACACAATCGCTATTCCTACGGCTGGGTGGACTGCCATCAGGTTCAGAGCCAACAATCCAG GCGTCTGGTTTATGCATTGTCACTTCGAAGTTCACACCTCGTGGGGGCTGACGATGGCATTCTTAGTGGAGAATGGTAACCGTCCTGAAGATAGTGTTGTGCCACCTCCTAAGGATCTTCCTCGCTGCTAA
- the LOC116259170 gene encoding probable glycosyltransferase At3g07620: protein MEFHPMHWRFDTKKIILVIAVVTTAGAVLQTCSLPHPAAFRPLFSVVTVTTFETPNNTTRKSETVPSNVRDEQLPAVSFPVNQPADQATRVAPQAITLFNSTISNTTSVTSPNTPPSDDGLRESDFADPVSEIVYENDSTAKSSSKQEASGSSLAQNIVEGSRMSNSHANFIPIGENRNKRISPKNDIPKLKLKAPTTLSFPKRTRADSRTKNEVGFMPPDQALLYAKHEIQNAPIVTDDPDLHPPVFRNVSTFKRSYELMEKILKVHIYPDGERPIFHTPELKGIYASEGWFMKLMEENRQFVVKDPEKAHLFYLPYGSHQLKLALYVPNSHNMRPLSIYLRDYVNTIASKYRFWNRTRGADHFLVACHDWGPYTTKEHDELCHNTIKALCNADLSEGFFVRGKDVSLPETTIRTPKRPLRYLGGRPVSQRSILAFFAGNMHGRVRPVLLKYWSDKDEDMKIYGPLPNRVSRQMSYVQHMKSSKFCICPMGYEVNSPRIVEAIYNECVPVIIADNFVLPFDDILNWSEFSVVVAEKEIPKLKDILMAIPLRRYIALQNNVKQVQKHFLWHSKPVKYDIFHMILHSVWFNRLNQIQSWLPFHSVHLSV from the exons ATGGAGTTTCAtccaatgcattggagatttgATACAAAGAAAATAATCTTAGTTATAGCAGTTGTGACCACTGCTGGTGCCGTGCTTCAGACTTGTTCACTTCCTCATCCAGCAGCATTTCGGCCTCTGTTCTCTGTAGTTACAGTTACTACATTTGAGACTCCAAACAACACTACACGGAAGAGTGAAACTGTACCTTCTAATGTTAGAGATGAACAACTGCCTGCAGTATCGTTTCCAGTGAACCAGCCTGCAGACCAGGCCACACGGGTAGCACCTCAGGCAATTACTTTGTTCAATTCCACTATATCTAACACAACAAGTGTTACAAGCCCCAATACGCCACCAAGTGATGATGGTCTTAGAGAGTCAGATTTTGCTGATCCTGTTTCAGAAATTGTCTATGAGAATGACAGTACTGCTAAAAGTTCCAGTAAACAGGAAGCTTCTGGTTCTTCTTTGGCACAAAATATTGTGGAAGGTTCAAGGATGTCCAATTCACACGCCAATTTCATTCCAATAGGTGAAAACAGGAATAAAAGAATCAGTCCGAAGAATGACATACCAAAGCTGAAGCTGAAAGCACCTACAACATTGTCTTTTCCTAAACGTACTCGGGCAGATTCTCGTACAAAG AATGAAGTGGGATTTATGCCCCCAGATCAGGCTCTTCTATATGCCAAACACGAGATTCAAAATGCCCCTATAGTTACAGATGATCCTGATCTGCACCCACCAGTATTCCGAAATGTTTCAACATTCAAAAG GAGCTATGAACTCATGGAAAAGATACTTAAAGTTCACATATACCCAGATGGAGAGAGACCAATTTTCCATACACCAGAGCTGAAAGGAATTTATGCATCTGAAGGATGGTTTATGAAATTGATGGAGGAGAACAGACAATTCGTAGTGAAGGACCCAGAGAAGGCACACTTGTTTTACTTACCTTATGGCTCTCATCAGTTAAAGCTAGCTTTGTATGTTCCTAATTCGCACAATATGCGCCCACTTTCTATCTATTTGAGGGACTATGTGAATACAATTGCATCAAAGTACCGGTTCTGGAATCGAACAAGAGGAGCAGATCACTTTCTTGTCGCTTGCCATGACTGG ggtcCATACACTACGAAGGAACATGATGAACTTTGTCATAACACCATAAAGGCCCTTTGCAATGCCGATCTGTCAGAAGGGTTCTTCGTTCGTGGGAAAGATGTCTCACTCCCCGAAACCACTATCCGCACTCCAAAGAGACCCCTCAGATACCTTGGTGGAAGACCTGTATCCCAGCGGTCAATCCTTGCTTTCTTTGCAGGAAACATGCATGGGCGAGTACGGCCAGTACTTCTAAAGTATTGGTCTGATAAAGATGAAGACATGAAAATCTATGGACCTCTACCAAACCGAGTTTCCAGACAGATGTCCTATGTTCAGCATATGAAATCAAGCAAGTTTTGTATTTGCCCTATGGGTTATGAGGTTAACAGCCCAAGGATAGTTGAGGCAATTTACAACGAGTGTGTTCCTGTGATAATAGCAGACAATTTTGTGTTACCttttgatgatattttgaatTGGAGTGAATTTTCAGTGGTTGTGGCAGAGAAGGAGATACCCAAGTTGAAGGATATTCTTATGGCTATTCCTCTTAGGAGGTACATTGCTTTGCAGAATAATGTTAAGCAAGTGCAAAAACATTTCTTATGGCACAGCAAACCTGTTAAATATGACATCTTCCACATGATTTTGCATTCTGTATGGTTCAACAGATTGAACCAAATTCAATCTTGGTTACCCTTTCACAGTGTCCATCTTTCAGTTTGA
- the LOC116258987 gene encoding hydroxyproline O-galactosyltransferase GALT5-like, whose translation MKKGRVDQASVTRKRRFLCLLFFGGAAYLLFFSFLEVPALLRSGAGVGAGGDEIADTDGIWSVDGRRMLRRGIEDEPRRSQEDWEKREAPSRPREVAFRVTQGSVNTPTSASERDAAQLSPHGRRMREFSIVSSLALVVDAKNSSSSDPLSSSGDRGFTELQKSAAHAWLLGKKLWEELESGVTAAEAEEKIDSRAAAIESCPHSITLTGSEFSEKGKILFLPCGLTLGSHITLVGTPRPAHPEYDPKISALRDGTESVLVSQFMLELQGLKTVDGEDPPRILHFNPRLKGDWSDKPVIELNTCYRMQWGTALRCEGWKSRSDEETVDSLVKCEKWIRDDDDHSEESKTTWWLNRLIGRTKKVTFDWPYPFVEDKLFVLTLSAGLEGYHINVDGRHVVSFPYRTGFVLEDATGLSLNGDVDIQSVFAASLPTSHPSFAPQRNLEMSEKWIAPPIPDGPVELFIGILSAGNHFAERMAVRKSWMQSKLIKSSRVVARFFVALHGRKEVNVELKKEAEFFGDIIIVPFMDSYDLVVLKTVAICEYGVRAVSAKYIMKCDDDTFVRVDAVIKEVKKVAEHSSVYVGNMNYYHKPLRFGKWAVTYEEWPEEDYPPYANGPGYVVSSDIAEFVVSEFEKHSLRLFKMEDVSMGMWVERFNASAPVEYLHDLKFCQFGCIDDYFTAHYQSPRQMICMWDKLQKGRAQCCNMR comes from the exons ATGAAGAAAGGGAGGGTGGATCAGGCGTCGGTGACGCGGAAACGGAGGTTCCTCTGCTTATTGTTCTTTGGCGGGGCCGCCTACCTCCTTTTCTTCAGCTTTCTTGAGGTGCCGGCCCTGCTGCGGAGCGGGGCCGGGGTCGGAGCCGGTGGCGATGAGATCGCGGATACGGACGGGATATGGAGCGTCGACGGGCGGCGGATGCTCCGGCGGGGAATAGAGGACGAGCCGCGTAGGAGCCAGGAGGATTGGGAGAAAAGGGAGGCGCCGTCCAGGCCGAGGGAGGTAGCTTTTAGGGTCACTCAGGGCTCCGTTAACACACCGACGTCGGCGTCGGAGAGGGACGCAGCTCAGCTGTCGCCACATGGGCGACGGATGCGGGAGTTTTCTATCGTCTCGAGTCTAGCCCTTGTCGTGGACGCGAagaattcttcttcttccgatCCATTGTCGTCTTCTGGTGATAGAGGGTTCACCGAGCTTCAGAAATCGGCAGCGCATGCCTGGTTATTGGGGAAGAAGCTGTGGGAGGAACTTGAGTCTGGTGTGACCGCTGCAGAAGCAGAGGAAAAGATTGACTCTCGGGCCGCGGCCATAGAGTCGTGTCCTCACTCAATCACGCTGACGGGGTCAGAATTCTCAGAGAAAGGGAAGATCCTCTTCCTCCCTTGCGGATTGACACTGGGTTCGCATATCACACTGGTGGGAACGCCCCGTCCTGCTCACCCAGAGTATGATCCGAAGATTTCCGCTCTCAGGGACGGAACGGAATCGGTGCTCGTTTCGCAGTTCATGCTGGAGCTTCAGGGGCTGAAGACAGTCGACGGTGAAGACCCGCCGAGAATCCTGCACTTCAACCCAAGGCTGAAGGGCGATTGGAGCGATAAGCCGGTGATTGAGCTCAATACTTGTTACAGAATGCAGTGGGGGACTGCTCTTCGCTGCGAGGGATGGAAATCTCGGTCCGACGAAGAAACGG TTGATAGTCTTGTGAAGTGTGAGAAGTGGATtcgagatgatgatgatcattcCGAGGAATCAAAGACTACTTGGTGGTTAAACAGGTTAATTGGACGAACCAAGAAGGTTACTTTTGATTGGCCATACCCATTTGTGGAGGATAAGCTGTTCGTTCTCACTCTTAGCGCTGGTTTAGAGGGCTACCATATCAATGTTGACGGAAGGCACGTGGTGTCTTTTCCTTATCGCACC GGGTTTGTTCTTGAAGATGCAACTGGATTGTCGCTGAACGGAGACGTTGATATTCAATCTGTTTTTGCTGCGTCATTGCCTACTTCTCATCCTAGTTTTGCACCACAGAGGAATCTTGAGATGTCCGAGAAGTGGATAGCACCTCCAATACCTGATGGCCCGGTGGAACTGTTTATTGGAATTCTGTCTGCTGGCAACCATTTTGCTGAACGCATGGCAGTTAGGAAGTCTTGGATGCAATCTAAATTAATCAAATCCTCAAGGGTGGTAGCACGTTTCTTTGTTGCATTG CATGGCAGAAAGGAGGTGAATGTCGAGCTTAAAAAGGAAGCTGAATTTTTTGGTGATATCATAATTGTGCCGTTCATGGATAGCTACGATCTTGTTGTTTTGAAGACTGTTGCCATCTGCGAGTATGGG GTGCGTGCTGTCTCTGCTAAGTACATCATGAAATGTGATGATGATACATTTGTTAGAGTAGATGCTGTGATTAAGGAAGTAAAAAAGGTTGCAGAACACAGTAGCGTGTATGTTGGGAACATGAATTACTACCATAAGCCATTGCGCTTTGGTAAATGGGCTGTAACATATGAG GAATGGCCTGAGGAAGACTATCCACCATATGCCAATGGCCCCGGATACGTAGTGTCATCTGACATTGCAGAGTTTGTGGTGTCGGAGTTTGAGAAGCACTCGTTGAGG TTGTTTAAGATGGAAGATGTGAGCATGGGCATGTGGGTTGAGCGGTTCAATGCCTCGGCGCCAGTTGAGTACCTCCACGACTTGAAGTTTTGTCAGTTTGGTTGCATCGACGACTACTTCACGGCACACTACCAATCACCTAGACAGATGATCTGCATGTGGGATAAATTGCAGAAGGGAAGAGCACAATGCTGCAACATGAGATGA